DNA from Planctomycetota bacterium:
CGTCGAAGACGGCGATCGCGGCGGCGGTCGTGCCGTTGGGGCTGGTGACCTGCCGACGCAACTCTTCCGGGTCGTTCCCCTCGTCGAGCATGGCAGCGGCTCCGGCGATCGTCTGTCGGACGAGCACGTCGGCGTCCTCGCGGCTGAGTCCGACGGCCTTGCCCGCGGCGATCATCTGCTCGGCGAGGAAAAACACATACGCCGGTCCCGAGCCGCTCACCGCCGTGACCGCATCCATCTGGTCGGCGCGGACTTCCACGACCTTGCACGACGACTCGAACAGGCCGCGCGTGGTGGCGAGATCATCGGCGGTCGCGCATGTTCCCGGTGCGATCCCGCACGCGCCATGGCCCACGAGCATCGGCGTGTTGGGCATGACCCGCACCACGCGCCGATCCTTGCCGAGCCAGCCCTCGATCGTCGCGCTGGTCACGCCGGCCATGATCGACACCACCAACGCGTGCCCGATCCCCGCGAGCTTCGGGATCACCTCCGGCGCGACCTGTGGCTTGAGCGACAGGACCAAGACATCGACGTCCTCCAGATGCGACGCGAGGTCATCGCACACCGTCGCACCGAGCAACTCGAACACCTCGCGCCGCTCGGCCGAAAGATCGGCCGCGACGATCTCGTGGCCGTCGGGCAAGCCGCGAAAGATCGCTTCGGCCATGTTGCCGGCACCGAGGAAGGCAAGCTTCATGGCAAGCAGTGTAACGGGTCATTTGCCCGTCGCGCGTTCGCCGAGTTTTCGAGTTGCCTGTAGCTTCGTTTTCTGTGGCTCGGACACGTTGCGGTAGTTGAACGGGCAGTTTTTGCACCCACTGCCGCAGCACTCGCCGCGCTCGAGGAGGTAGAGCGCGGTGAACACGAGGTAGCCGCGCTCGTCGATTTCGTAGTCCCGGCCTTCTTGAAGACTGCGTTGAGGCACTTAGTCCACCGTCTCCGCACGCGGCTGGTCCTTGCCGACGGGGTTGCCGGTGCCACGGATAGCGAGCATGCGCTCCAGGGCAACGGTGGACCACTTGCGGGTCTTGGCGTCGACGCGGATTTCGTTGACCGGGTCGCCGGCAGCGATCTGTTCCAAGCACCAGCAAAGGTGCGGCAGGTCCACGCGGTACATCGTCGTGCAAAGGCACTGGCAGTCGGAGAGGACGTAAATCTCCTTGTCCGGGTGCTCGTGTTTGAGCCGGTTGACGAGGTGGACTTCCGTGCCGATGGACCAGGCCGTGCCCGGCTCCGCTTCTTCGATGATCTTGACGATGTACGCCGTGCTGCCGGCCATGTCGGCCTTCTGCACGACCTCCCACTTGCACTCGGGGTGAACGATGACGTTGATGTCCGGGTGCTGCTCGCGGGCCTGATCGACATGCTCGGGACGGAAGAGCGCGTGCACCGAGCAGTGGCCTTTCCACAGGATGAACCGCGCCTTGCAGAGCGTGTCGGACTCGTTGCCGCCCAGCGGCTTGCGCGGGTCCCAGAGCACCATCTCGTCCAGGGCGTGACCCATCGCATAGGCCGTGTTGCGGCCGAGGTGTTGGTCGGGGAAGAACAACACTTTCACGTCCTGTTCGCCGTCGCCTTGGGCCAAGGCCCATTCGAGCACTTCGCGGGCGTTGGACGAAGTGCAGACCGCGCCGCCATGTTCGCCGACGAAGCTCTTGATTGCGGCGGAGCTGTTCATGTACGTCACCGGCACGATCAACGAATCGCCGCAGACTTCTTCGAGTTGTTCCCACGCCTCCTCGGTCTGGTCGATGTCGGCCATGTCGGCCATCGAGCAGCCGGCACCCAGGTCGGGCAGGTGTACCGTGACGCTCTCGTCGGTGAGGATGTCGGCCGTCTCGGCCATGAAATGCACGCCGCAGAAGATCACGTGCTCCACGCCTTCGAGGTCGGCGGCGTAGCGGGAAAGCTCGAACGAGTCGCCACGATGGTCGGCGAACTCGATGACGCTGTCCTGCTGGTAGTGGTGGCCGAGGATCGCGAGGCGAGAACCAAGCTCGTCCTTGGCCATCTGAATGCGGACGCGAAGTTCCGGATCGGAAAGCTCCCGATACACGGCCGGCAGCGGCTGTTGCCAGGTAAGTGCCATGCCAGATGGTAGGGGGCGGGGGTTACCAACCCCAAGTGCCCGGCCCGCCTTTGAACGGGCCGACGAGGTTGTCGGTGATCCAGCCGCCGTAGAAGTCGCCTTCCTGGGCCTTGACCGGTTCGTCGCCGATGTAGCACTTGACCTTGCTGGGATAGAACGCGATGAAGTCGCGCAGGTCGGCGTAGGCCTTGACCGGGGCCGGGTAGAACCAGCCGGCGTTTTCCACGATCTGTCCGTCGGCATGAACGTCGACGTAACCGGCCCGGCCTTTCCATTCGCAGAACGAGCCGTGATCGTTCACGGAGGTCACGTCGTCCGCGATGTCGGTCGGGGGGATGTACACCGTCGGCGGGTGGCTGGTTTCGAGGATCCGAAGCCCCGCGTCGGTCCGCGCGATCTCGACGCCGTTGAGCTCCACGCGGACCGGTTTGCCGACCGGTTCGAGGCGGGGTGGGCGTGGGTAGTCCCAGACGGATTCCTGCCCGGGGCCGGGCGTTTCGCGTTGTGACGGTGAGGGGGATTTCATGGATCGTTCCGGGTTAAGTCCGCCCCGCGTGGGGCCGATGACGAGGCTATGCCGGAGACGATGCCCACCGTTCAAAACGCCGAGACGCTCACCGAGGACCGCCGACGCAGTCCGCGCGGCCAGCAGAACGTCCCCGCCTGGCTCAGCCCCGCCACCGGCTACGGCTCGCCCGGCGGCATAACGGCGTCCAAGTCCGCGTGCAGGACATCAGCCTCCACGGCGTCGGCTTCACCGCCGACCACTGCTTCAAACGCGGCAGCGTCCACTGGATCGTCGTCGCCGGCGGCAGCCTCCGCCTGTCCTGCCGACTCCGCGTCGCCAGCTGCCGGGAGAACGACCAAGGCACGTTCAGCTGCGGCGGCGAGTTCTTCTAACTCGCCTACCGTCGTTCGTGGAACTGCCCGTCTGGTACGAAAAAGGTCTGTCCTTCACCTGCACCCAGTGCGGCAACTGCTGCACGGGGCCTTCGGGATTCGTGTGGATCAGTGACGAGGAAGTGACGCGTCTGGCCGAGCATCTCGGGCTCAGCCGAGAGGTGACGGTGCGCAAGTACTGCCGCACGATCAACGGGAAGCTCTCGCTCAAGGAACGCAAGGTCGGCTTCGGCAAGTACGACTGCATCTTCCTCACCGGCGAGCCGGGCGGTAAGCGGGGATGCGGCATCTACGAAGCGCGCCCGCTGCAGTGCCGGACCTGGCCGTTCTGGCCCGAGAACATCGACAGCGAGAAGGCGTGGGACCGGCTCAGCCACAAAACTTGCCCCGGCATGAACAGCGGCAAACGCTACACCCGCCGACAGATCGAACGCATCCGTGACGCCGCTGATTGGCCGAAGAATCCACCGACGAGCGCCGGCTGATTTACTCGAGTTCCTGGAGCGCCTTTCGCGCTTGCTTTGCCCAGAACGTGTCCGGGTAGTTCTCGATGACCTCTTCGTACTTGGCCCGCGCGGTTTCGGCTTTGCCAGCGGCGCGGTAGCTCTCGGCGAGCCGGTAGAGCCTCTCGGCTTTCTTGAGCGACGGGTCGGCCGGGCCACGGTCGGT
Protein-coding regions in this window:
- the proC gene encoding pyrroline-5-carboxylate reductase is translated as MKLAFLGAGNMAEAIFRGLPDGHEIVAADLSAERREVFELLGATVCDDLASHLEDVDVLVLSLKPQVAPEVIPKLAGIGHALVVSIMAGVTSATIEGWLGKDRRVVRVMPNTPMLVGHGACGIAPGTCATADDLATTRGLFESSCKVVEVRADQMDAVTAVSGSGPAYVFFLAEQMIAAGKAVGLSREDADVLVRQTIAGAAAMLDEGNDPEELRRQVTSPNGTTAAAIAVFDDADLPGIVRQAVTAAHDRGRELSG
- a CDS encoding DUF5522 domain-containing protein; the encoded protein is MPQRSLQEGRDYEIDERGYLVFTALYLLERGECCGSGCKNCPFNYRNVSEPQKTKLQATRKLGERATGK
- the nadA gene encoding quinolinate synthase NadA, giving the protein MALTWQQPLPAVYRELSDPELRVRIQMAKDELGSRLAILGHHYQQDSVIEFADHRGDSFELSRYAADLEGVEHVIFCGVHFMAETADILTDESVTVHLPDLGAGCSMADMADIDQTEEAWEQLEEVCGDSLIVPVTYMNSSAAIKSFVGEHGGAVCTSSNAREVLEWALAQGDGEQDVKVLFFPDQHLGRNTAYAMGHALDEMVLWDPRKPLGGNESDTLCKARFILWKGHCSVHALFRPEHVDQAREQHPDINVIVHPECKWEVVQKADMAGSTAYIVKIIEEAEPGTAWSIGTEVHLVNRLKHEHPDKEIYVLSDCQCLCTTMYRVDLPHLCWCLEQIAAGDPVNEIRVDAKTRKWSTVALERMLAIRGTGNPVGKDQPRAETVD
- a CDS encoding DUF427 domain-containing protein, which produces MKSPSPSQRETPGPGQESVWDYPRPPRLEPVGKPVRVELNGVEIARTDAGLRILETSHPPTVYIPPTDIADDVTSVNDHGSFCEWKGRAGYVDVHADGQIVENAGWFYPAPVKAYADLRDFIAFYPSKVKCYIGDEPVKAQEGDFYGGWITDNLVGPFKGGPGTWGW
- a CDS encoding PilZ domain-containing protein; this translates as MAQPRHRLRLARRHNGVQVRVQDISLHGVGFTADHCFKRGSVHWIVVAGGSLRLSCRLRVASCRENDQGTFSCGGEFF
- a CDS encoding YkgJ family cysteine cluster protein — protein: MELPVWYEKGLSFTCTQCGNCCTGPSGFVWISDEEVTRLAEHLGLSREVTVRKYCRTINGKLSLKERKVGFGKYDCIFLTGEPGGKRGCGIYEARPLQCRTWPFWPENIDSEKAWDRLSHKTCPGMNSGKRYTRRQIERIRDAADWPKNPPTSAG